A genomic region of Methanothermobacter sp. CaT2 contains the following coding sequences:
- a CDS encoding restriction endonuclease: MALPNYKEVMLPLLKLVGDGKEHYIKDVYDELAEEFQLTDEERKRLIPSGKGRFFDNRVNWARTTLKKAGMMESPRRGYIRITPKGLRFLERKPVELDDDFLKQFPDFAAFRGGGKEKPEVKTFTAQWNNHSGEDLTPEESLEYSYQTLRNELAADLLEKIMSCSPEFFEKLVVDLLLKMGYGGSRRDAGKAIGKIGDGGIDGIIKEDKLGLDTIYIQAKRWQDTVSRPEIQKFAGALQGQKARKGVFITTSKFSDKAREYASSIDNRIVLIDGDELAQLMIDHDVGVSKVTSYEIKKIDTDYFSEE, from the coding sequence ATGGCTCTGCCAAATTATAAGGAAGTAATGTTACCTCTGCTAAAACTTGTAGGGGATGGAAAAGAGCATTATATTAAAGATGTCTATGATGAGCTTGCCGAAGAATTTCAATTGACTGATGAGGAAAGAAAGAGACTTATACCCAGTGGAAAGGGCAGATTCTTTGATAATCGCGTGAACTGGGCCCGTACAACCCTGAAAAAGGCTGGCATGATGGAATCTCCAAGAAGAGGTTATATCAGAATAACCCCTAAAGGTTTGAGGTTTTTAGAAAGAAAGCCCGTTGAACTTGACGATGATTTTCTGAAGCAATTCCCTGATTTTGCTGCGTTTAGGGGGGGCGGGAAAGAAAAACCGGAAGTCAAAACTTTCACGGCGCAATGGAATAATCATTCAGGTGAAGATCTCACTCCCGAAGAATCACTAGAATACAGTTACCAGACATTAAGGAATGAGCTAGCCGCGGATTTGCTTGAAAAGATCATGTCATGCTCCCCTGAATTCTTCGAGAAACTGGTGGTGGATCTCTTATTGAAAATGGGGTATGGTGGCTCACGAAGAGATGCAGGGAAAGCCATAGGAAAGATTGGAGACGGAGGAATAGACGGCATCATAAAAGAGGACAAATTAGGTCTTGACACAATCTATATCCAGGCAAAAAGATGGCAGGACACCGTATCCAGACCTGAAATACAGAAATTTGCAGGCGCTTTGCAGGGTCAGAAAGCCAGAAAAGGAGTATTTATCACAACGTCCAAATTCTCAGATAAGGCCAGGGAATACGCATCCAGCATCGATAACAGAATAGTCCTGATTGATGGAGATGAACTGGCCCAGCTGATGATCGACCACGACGTCGGTGTATCAAAGGTGACATCCTACGAGATCAAAAAAATAGACACAGACTACTTCTCAGAGGAATAA
- the polB1 gene encoding DNA polymerase PolB subunit 1, translating to MEDYRMVLLDIDYVTVDEVPVIRLFGKDKSGGNEPIIAHDRSFRPYIYAIPTDLDECLRELEELELEKLEVKEMRDLGRPTEVIRIEFRHPQDVPKIRDRIRDLKSVRDIREHDIPFYRRYLIDKSIVPMEELEFQGVEMDSAPSVTTNVRTVEVTGRVQSTGSGAHGLDIMSFDIEVRNPHGMPDPERDEIVMIGVAGNMGYESVISTAGDHLDFVEVVEDERELLEKFAEIVIDKKPDILVGYNSDNFDFPYITRRAAILGAELDLGWDGSKIRTMRRGFANATAIKGTVHVDLYPVMRRYMNLDRYTLERVYQELFGEEKIDLPGDRLWEYWDRDELRDELFRYSLDDVVATHRIAEKILPLNLELTRLVGQPLFDISRMATGQQAEWFLVRKAYQYGELVPNKPSQSDFSRRRGRRAVGGYVKEPERGLHENIVQFDFRSLYPSIIISKNISPDTLTDDEESECYVAPEYGYRFRKSPRGFVPSVIGEILSERVRIKEEMKGSDDPMERKILNVQQEALKRLANTMYGVYGYSRFRWYSMECAEAITAWGRDYIKKTIKTAEEFGFHTVYADTDGFYATYRG from the coding sequence ATGGAAGATTACAGAATGGTTCTCCTCGACATAGACTACGTGACCGTCGATGAGGTCCCGGTTATCAGACTTTTTGGTAAGGATAAAAGCGGCGGAAATGAGCCCATTATAGCCCATGACCGCTCATTCAGACCCTACATATACGCAATCCCCACCGACCTCGATGAATGCCTCAGGGAGCTTGAGGAACTGGAACTGGAGAAACTTGAAGTCAAAGAGATGAGGGACCTTGGAAGGCCCACAGAGGTCATCAGAATCGAATTCAGACACCCCCAGGACGTGCCGAAGATCAGGGACAGGATAAGGGACCTGAAATCTGTCAGGGATATAAGGGAACATGACATCCCATTCTACAGGCGCTATCTCATAGATAAATCCATAGTACCCATGGAGGAGCTGGAGTTCCAGGGTGTTGAGATGGACTCAGCACCATCGGTGACAACCAATGTCAGGACGGTGGAGGTAACCGGCAGGGTCCAGAGCACAGGTTCAGGGGCACATGGACTCGACATCATGAGCTTTGACATCGAGGTGAGGAACCCCCATGGCATGCCTGACCCTGAAAGGGACGAGATAGTGATGATTGGTGTCGCCGGTAACATGGGCTACGAATCTGTCATATCAACGGCCGGCGACCACCTTGACTTTGTTGAGGTGGTTGAGGATGAAAGGGAACTCCTTGAGAAATTTGCAGAGATCGTAATTGATAAAAAACCGGACATCCTGGTGGGATACAATTCAGACAACTTTGACTTCCCCTACATAACAAGGAGGGCGGCTATCCTGGGCGCGGAACTCGACCTCGGCTGGGATGGTTCAAAGATCAGGACCATGAGGAGGGGCTTTGCAAACGCCACAGCCATAAAGGGAACGGTGCACGTGGACCTCTACCCGGTCATGAGGAGGTACATGAACCTTGACAGGTACACCCTGGAGAGGGTCTACCAGGAACTCTTCGGCGAGGAGAAGATCGACCTCCCCGGTGACAGGCTCTGGGAGTACTGGGACCGGGATGAGCTGAGGGATGAACTCTTCAGGTACTCCCTGGATGATGTTGTTGCAACCCACAGGATAGCAGAGAAGATACTCCCCCTCAACCTGGAGCTCACCCGGCTGGTGGGCCAGCCACTATTCGACATCTCCCGCATGGCAACAGGTCAGCAGGCTGAATGGTTCCTTGTCCGCAAGGCATACCAGTACGGGGAACTGGTACCAAACAAGCCATCCCAGTCAGACTTCTCCAGGAGGAGGGGTCGCAGGGCGGTCGGCGGATACGTCAAGGAACCAGAGAGGGGTCTCCACGAGAACATAGTCCAGTTTGACTTCAGGAGCCTCTACCCCAGCATAATAATCTCAAAGAACATCTCACCGGACACCCTGACAGATGACGAGGAATCTGAATGCTACGTGGCACCTGAATACGGTTACAGGTTCCGCAAAAGTCCCAGGGGATTCGTACCCTCTGTTATAGGTGAAATACTCTCAGAGAGGGTGAGGATCAAGGAGGAGATGAAGGGATCAGATGATCCCATGGAGAGGAAGATACTCAATGTGCAGCAGGAGGCCCTCAAGAGACTTGCAAACACCATGTACGGTGTATACGGGTACTCAAGGTTCCGCTGGTACTCAATGGAGTGCGCTGAGGCCATAACCGCATGGGGCAGGGACTATATCAAGAAAACAATAAAAACTGCAGAGGAATTTGGGTTCCACACGGTCTATGCCGACACCGATGGTTTCTATGCAACCTACAGGGGATAG
- the comE gene encoding sulfopyruvate decarboxylase subunit beta: MMLERIEAIERITSVLEDELVICNLGFPSRELYSIRDSPRHFYMLGSMGMASSIGLGLALSQERRVVVLDGDGSILMNLGGLVTAAAQSPGNLIIVLLDNRCYATTGSQCTYADVIDLGAVAESMGFNVIRFADDLNFEQALAMDGPVFAHVPVKPRNADVPVIDLDAEEIIERFIKEVRGATED; encoded by the coding sequence ATGATGCTTGAGAGAATTGAAGCCATAGAAAGGATAACGAGTGTCCTTGAGGATGAGCTCGTCATATGTAACCTTGGGTTTCCTTCAAGGGAGCTCTACAGTATCAGGGACTCGCCAAGGCACTTCTACATGCTTGGATCCATGGGGATGGCATCTTCCATCGGGCTTGGACTCGCGCTTTCACAGGAGCGGAGGGTGGTTGTCCTGGACGGTGACGGTTCCATCCTCATGAACCTTGGAGGCCTGGTCACTGCAGCTGCACAGTCCCCTGGAAACCTCATCATAGTCCTCCTCGACAACAGGTGCTACGCAACAACCGGCTCACAGTGCACCTACGCCGATGTGATAGACCTTGGGGCCGTTGCAGAGTCCATGGGCTTCAATGTGATCAGGTTCGCCGATGATCTGAACTTCGAACAGGCACTGGCGATGGATGGTCCTGTTTTTGCCCATGTCCCTGTGAAGCCAAGGAACGCCGATGTCCCTGTCATCGATCTTGATGCAGAGGAGATAATAGAACGCTTCATTAAGGAGGTCCGGGGAGCCACTGAGGATTGA
- the comD gene encoding sulfopyruvate decarboxylase subunit alpha, translating into MKVDSSEAVYAGMKDAGIDFAVSVPCVNLRTVLEMVDADPAIMHVPVTREEEGFGVAAGAHMAGKTTAILMQNSGLGNSVNVLASLYSLYHIPITMIVSHRGTKGEFMEAQVPMGRATGDILRILEIPFRTPRTPAEARESIGELTDISLRTDKAVAVLLDVSYW; encoded by the coding sequence ATGAAAGTGGATAGCAGCGAAGCTGTTTACGCGGGCATGAAGGATGCAGGGATAGACTTCGCCGTCAGCGTCCCCTGTGTGAATCTCAGGACGGTCCTTGAAATGGTGGATGCCGACCCTGCCATCATGCACGTACCGGTTACCCGGGAGGAGGAGGGCTTCGGTGTTGCAGCCGGGGCCCACATGGCTGGAAAGACAACCGCCATACTGATGCAGAACTCAGGCCTCGGTAACTCAGTGAACGTCCTGGCCTCCCTCTACAGCCTATACCATATCCCCATAACCATGATTGTAAGTCACCGGGGCACCAAGGGAGAGTTCATGGAGGCCCAGGTGCCCATGGGAAGGGCCACCGGGGATATACTGAGGATCCTTGAAATACCCTTCAGGACCCCCAGAACTCCTGCTGAGGCCAGGGAATCCATAGGAGAACTTACAGATATCTCCCTCCGGACTGATAAGGCCGTGGCAGTCCTGCTGGATGTATCCTACTGGTGA
- the comC gene encoding L-sulfolactate dehydrogenase produces MRISPEEEVKIIKEILTAMNVPEESSDIVADVTLDADLKGFSSHGIGRFPQYVEGLRHGTIRADGDITIERETESTALINGNHIFGHVVAYRAMELAIEKARNTGVGLVGVHDSNHFGVAGYYSDMAVMNDMIGVVIANTEPAVAPIGGRKPILGTNPVAIGIPSNRYYVSVDMATSASARGKLLEAARKGESIPENVALDAEGKPTTDPEMALKGSILPFGGHKGYALSFMIEILAGPLVGAAFGTAVTGTANPEEICTKGDLMMAIDPSKMVDPDEFRTQVDEFIEEVKSSGDVLIPGDIESMNIKRRRAEGIELDEKLLERILGIARELDINLEIKEL; encoded by the coding sequence ATGAGGATAAGCCCTGAAGAGGAAGTTAAAATCATAAAGGAAATACTCACCGCCATGAATGTTCCGGAGGAGAGCTCAGATATAGTTGCAGACGTCACACTGGACGCTGACCTGAAGGGATTCAGCTCACATGGAATCGGCAGGTTCCCCCAGTACGTTGAGGGGTTGAGGCATGGAACAATAAGGGCAGATGGTGACATAACCATTGAGCGGGAAACCGAGTCAACGGCCCTCATAAATGGTAACCACATATTCGGACACGTTGTTGCCTACAGGGCCATGGAGCTTGCCATTGAGAAGGCCAGGAATACTGGTGTTGGCCTTGTCGGTGTCCATGACTCCAACCATTTCGGGGTCGCCGGCTACTACTCTGATATGGCCGTCATGAATGACATGATAGGTGTTGTTATAGCAAACACCGAGCCGGCCGTCGCACCCATCGGGGGCAGGAAACCCATCCTTGGGACAAACCCGGTGGCCATTGGCATCCCATCAAACAGGTACTACGTCTCCGTGGACATGGCAACCTCCGCATCGGCCAGAGGCAAACTCCTGGAGGCCGCCAGGAAGGGCGAGAGCATACCTGAAAATGTGGCCCTGGATGCAGAGGGTAAACCCACCACCGACCCTGAAATGGCCCTTAAGGGCTCCATCCTCCCCTTCGGTGGACACAAGGGATACGCCCTCTCCTTCATGATAGAGATACTTGCAGGGCCCCTCGTTGGTGCTGCCTTCGGAACCGCTGTCACCGGAACAGCGAACCCTGAGGAGATTTGCACCAAGGGAGACCTCATGATGGCCATCGACCCATCAAAGATGGTTGACCCCGATGAGTTCAGGACCCAGGTTGATGAATTCATTGAGGAGGTTAAATCAAGCGGTGACGTCCTCATACCCGGGGACATTGAGAGCATGAACATAAAGAGAAGGCGTGCTGAGGGTATCGAACTGGATGAAAAGCTCCTTGAGAGGATTCTTGGAATAGCCAGAGAACTTGATATAAATCTCGAAATTAAGGAGTTATGA
- the purM gene encoding phosphoribosylformylglycinamidine cyclo-ligase: MVTYSESGVDIDLEELTISSLTSRLSDTLKYCDVITGAGHFAALVRMGDLAIAMSTDGVGSKILVAEMMNRYDTVGIDCIAMVVNDILCVGARPAALVDYLAVERPDPEVAGEIGKGLARGAEMARVAIIGGETASLPGIIRNLDLAATGIGFVDVDRIITGEDVSPGDTVIGLESSGIHSNGLSLARRVFFDELELSPEDEMPGSSSSVGDELLRPTRIYVEPIMELIESDVDVHGLAHITGGGFGNLKRLRKDVGYRLDSLPEPQQIFRVIHEAGVDIREMYRVFNMGVGFCAVIAPDDVDEALSILGDRAHPIGEVTDRGSEVELEACTGETIKL, encoded by the coding sequence ATGGTAACCTATTCAGAATCTGGAGTGGATATAGACCTGGAGGAGCTCACCATTTCCAGCTTAACTTCCAGGTTGAGTGACACCCTTAAGTACTGTGACGTTATCACCGGAGCCGGCCACTTCGCGGCCCTGGTGAGGATGGGTGATTTGGCCATCGCCATGAGCACCGATGGTGTCGGGAGCAAGATCCTTGTGGCGGAGATGATGAACCGTTACGATACCGTGGGTATAGACTGCATTGCAATGGTGGTCAATGACATCCTCTGCGTGGGTGCAAGGCCGGCTGCCCTGGTTGACTACCTTGCAGTCGAACGTCCGGACCCTGAAGTGGCCGGGGAGATAGGAAAGGGACTTGCAAGGGGTGCTGAAATGGCAAGGGTTGCCATAATAGGTGGGGAGACAGCATCCCTTCCAGGCATAATCCGGAACCTTGACCTTGCAGCCACAGGGATCGGCTTTGTTGATGTGGACAGGATCATAACCGGGGAGGATGTGTCCCCCGGCGACACTGTCATAGGACTTGAGAGCAGCGGGATACACAGCAATGGCCTCAGCCTCGCGCGCAGGGTATTCTTTGATGAACTTGAACTTTCCCCGGAGGATGAAATGCCCGGATCCAGCAGCAGCGTTGGGGACGAACTCCTCAGACCCACAAGGATATACGTGGAGCCCATCATGGAACTGATTGAATCAGATGTTGATGTCCATGGACTGGCCCACATAACCGGGGGAGGTTTTGGCAACCTCAAGAGACTGAGAAAGGATGTCGGGTACCGCCTGGACTCCCTGCCAGAACCACAGCAGATATTTAGAGTTATCCACGAGGCAGGAGTTGACATAAGGGAGATGTACAGGGTCTTCAACATGGGAGTGGGTTTCTGTGCAGTTATAGCTCCGGATGACGTGGATGAAGCCCTCAGCATACTCGGAGACAGAGCCCACCCCATCGGGGAGGTTACAGATAGGGGATCAGAGGTTGAACTCGAAGCCTGCACCGGTGAAACCATAAAACTTTAG
- a CDS encoding AI-2E family transporter, giving the protein MIERLRGALTSASFPVMALLLLSAIVVYPLWTMLFLGAVFAYIVRPVALRINRRIPYLSVSIILAMIVVIMPLVGILVFTVDSIINSTPSLLSLAGSIHVPGAGNLQPSAENTLASLRTVLRDILSGSLNYVVAILQSVPMISLQLFVFLSSTFYFARDGKRLLGYIRTLIPEETRPFMERMASETERVLLSIFYGHFLTALAIGLMAAVGFHLLGYPYAILLGIMTGLFQLIPVIGPWAAYTPLSIYDFVTGNILRGVLVLIFGLFLSTIDIYLRPKLSGKYADIHPMIFLVGFLGGPVVWGVAGFIVGPLVLGLAYAALEAYRMESGGEELQ; this is encoded by the coding sequence ATGATAGAGAGACTGAGGGGTGCACTGACATCGGCGTCATTCCCTGTGATGGCCCTTTTACTTCTCTCAGCAATTGTGGTATACCCCCTCTGGACCATGCTATTCCTTGGAGCCGTATTCGCCTACATTGTAAGGCCCGTGGCCCTGAGGATAAACCGGAGGATACCCTACCTCTCGGTATCCATCATCCTTGCAATGATTGTGGTTATAATGCCACTGGTGGGTATCCTGGTGTTCACAGTTGATTCCATAATAAATTCAACCCCATCTCTCCTTTCACTCGCAGGGAGCATCCACGTACCCGGGGCCGGAAATCTACAGCCCTCGGCGGAGAACACACTTGCAAGCCTGAGAACGGTTCTGAGGGACATCCTAAGTGGTTCACTCAACTATGTCGTGGCCATCCTCCAGTCTGTACCAATGATATCCCTTCAGCTCTTCGTATTCCTTTCATCAACCTTCTACTTTGCAAGGGATGGTAAGAGACTTTTGGGGTACATCAGGACCCTGATACCGGAGGAGACAAGGCCCTTCATGGAGCGAATGGCCTCTGAGACCGAGAGGGTTCTCCTCAGCATATTCTATGGGCACTTCCTGACAGCCCTTGCAATAGGTTTAATGGCTGCAGTTGGCTTTCATCTTCTCGGATACCCCTACGCCATACTCCTGGGTATAATGACGGGCCTCTTTCAGCTGATACCTGTGATAGGGCCATGGGCTGCCTACACACCCCTCTCCATCTATGACTTTGTCACAGGAAACATCCTGAGGGGAGTACTTGTCCTGATATTCGGTCTCTTCCTCAGCACCATTGACATATACCTGAGGCCCAAGCTATCCGGTAAGTACGCGGATATCCACCCCATGATATTCCTGGTGGGATTTCTGGGAGGACCTGTGGTCTGGGGTGTTGCAGGCTTCATTGTGGGGCCACTGGTCCTTGGTCTTGCATATGCAGCCCTTGAGGCCTACCGTATGGAGTCAGGTGGAGAGGAACTGCAATAA